One part of the Salinivirga cyanobacteriivorans genome encodes these proteins:
- a CDS encoding prenyltransferase — protein MANFTFWGTALTKVPRISKEEWGGLDCISRWLVATRASVLIMTAFSAIIAGILAYLFDSFNIINFSVAFVGLIFAHASNNLINDLVDFKRGVDKNNYFRSLYGVQVLEHKYTSLKTFYKYLAVSLVIATISGMFLIFRTDYITTAFFVAGLVFLFFYTWPFKYIGLGEFVVLLVWGPLMIGGTYYVTTSGTWNWDVVYIALLYAIGPTTVLLGKHTDKLQEDLKKRVYTLPVILKERNARYFTMLMWVAQYVMIGYYVYENHAWPLLITFLAIPKLFSTFKIFGQPRPSAEPENNKTGWPLYLVSHAFVYNRVFSMLFFVGLLASVVLFKMGVI, from the coding sequence ATGGCAAACTTCACATTTTGGGGAACGGCACTCACAAAAGTTCCCAGAATCTCCAAAGAAGAGTGGGGTGGGTTAGATTGCATCTCTCGCTGGTTGGTAGCTACAAGAGCTTCGGTGCTTATTATGACAGCTTTTTCGGCCATTATTGCAGGTATTCTGGCCTATTTGTTTGACAGTTTCAATATAATCAACTTTTCGGTGGCATTTGTAGGCTTGATTTTCGCCCATGCATCCAATAATCTCATTAACGACCTGGTTGATTTCAAGCGTGGCGTAGATAAAAACAACTATTTTCGGTCGCTTTATGGCGTGCAGGTGCTGGAACATAAATACACCTCCCTCAAAACATTTTATAAATACCTGGCAGTTTCATTGGTTATCGCAACTATTAGTGGCATGTTTCTGATTTTCAGAACCGATTACATTACAACTGCCTTTTTTGTAGCCGGCCTGGTATTTTTGTTTTTCTACACCTGGCCCTTTAAGTACATTGGACTGGGCGAATTTGTAGTGCTTCTGGTTTGGGGACCCCTCATGATTGGCGGCACCTATTACGTGACTACCTCAGGTACATGGAACTGGGATGTGGTATACATTGCCTTGCTTTATGCCATTGGGCCCACAACTGTTTTGTTGGGAAAACATACAGATAAACTGCAGGAAGATCTGAAAAAACGCGTCTATACTCTGCCTGTGATACTTAAAGAGCGAAACGCGCGATATTTCACCATGTTGATGTGGGTTGCACAATATGTTATGATCGGTTATTATGTGTATGAAAACCACGCATGGCCTCTGCTTATTACGTTTTTGGCTATTCCGAAACTTTTCTCCACATTCAAAATATTCGGACAACCACGACCCAGCGCAGAGCCCGAAAACAATAAAACAGGTTGGCCGCTCTATTTGGTGAGCCATGCATTTGTTTACAATCGTGTGTTTAGCATGCTTTTCTTTGTGGGCTTACTTGCAAGTGTGGTGTTATTCAAAATGGGTGTTATTTAA